The following proteins are encoded in a genomic region of Montipora foliosa isolate CH-2021 chromosome 8, ASM3666993v2, whole genome shotgun sequence:
- the LOC138012778 gene encoding GPI mannosyltransferase 4-like codes for MAYRGFVVFVWITEVLIRYFWTCLPQAGYVYPDEFFQATEITAGDIFGFKHTRTWEWSEVFPLRSPAFPYAVSGLPFYILKSLNLPEAITSRTLVVAPRLVMTTASLIIDIIVFKICKRLHMDPCPSLVILGSSFVTLVFNTRTFSNGAETILFASLLLLVISSMAKRDIILHSKLDSARYFFMGFLIGMGVWTRPTFVAFICVPVLWWLLDICFNKWTVEKNIAKLVHFVLKQCSILACGGVAPIIILTLVDSYYFGYFQQGQVVLTPLNFILYNLDTSALRKHGLHSRVTHFAINLPLLFGPIALCFYAVIVNVVLRKSCMSYVKALFGARNVKKDEQTDYYYKESFIWSLLFCSIIVPVSLLSFIPHQEPRFISPVLVPLVILFPQWLSKSSTLTLLAVLSWFIWNIFGCIVFGVMHQGGMYTCLAYLAQYLNNAGSLQTSAVEFHVTFHHTYMPPQHLLAWPSSHKNDINFHHTLALYDLKGSSSDVLMDHLQKLIKKLESSDRKYEVLVICPSTMRFQHPSLKLKKQFYPHLSMEDPPDLKLLFQINKTLLCTSGDAKERYHGSALGLEYCVKQRSNDVTNGWRIPDMEHVREWIKSDLSLNLYQYGK; via the exons atggcgtacCGTGGGTTTGTTGTGTTCGTTTGGATAACTGAAGTTTTAATCCGTTATTTCTGGACTTGTCTGCCACAAGCAGGGTACGTATACCCGGACGAGTTCTTTCAAGCTACAGAGATAACTGCAGGTGATATATTTGGATTTAAACACACGAGAACGTGGGAATGGAGCGAGGTATTTCCTTTGAGATCGCCAGCCTTTCCGTACGCTGTTAGCGGCCTTCCTTTCTACATCTTAAAATCGTTAAACTTACCGGAAGCTATTACCTCAAGAACTCTTGTTGTAGCGCCAAGGTTGGTCATGACTACGGCATCGCTAATCATCGACATCAtcgtttttaaaatatgtaaaCGTCTTCACATGGATCCATGTCCTTCACTTGTTATTCTCGGAAGCTCTTTCGTCACTCTAGTTTTCAACACCCGGACTTTTTCCAACGGTGCGGAAACCATCTTATTTGCCTCACTGCTACTCTTAGTCATTTCCTCAATGGCCAAAAGGGATATCATCCTTCATTCAAAACTTGACTCGGCAAGATACTTTTTCATGGGGTTCCTTATAGGTATGGGAGTATGGACCCGCCCGACATTTGTGGCCTTCATCTGTGTTCCAGTGCTGTGGTGGCTGTTGGATATATGCTTCAATAAATGGACTGTAGAAAAGAACATTGCAAAACTCGTACATTTTGTGTTAAAGCAATGCAGTATTTTGGCATGTGGTGGTGTTGCACCTATTATTATTCTCACATTGGTAGATTCTTACTACTTTGGTTACTTTCAGCAAGGGCAAGTTGTTCTTACTCCATTGAATTTCATCTTGTACAATTTGGACACAAGTGCACTTAGGAAACATGGTTTACACTCAAGAGTTACACACTTTGCCATCAACTTGCCACTTTTGTTTGGACCTATAGCATTGTGTTTCTATGCAGTTATTGTAAATGTTGTGCTGAGAAAAAGTTGTATGAGCTATGTGAAAGCTTTATTTGGTGCAAGAAATGTCAAAAAAGATGAGCAGACTGATTATTATTACAAAGAGAGTTTCATTTGGAGCCTGCTTTTTTGTAGCATCATAGTACCTGTGTCATTGTTGTCATTTATTCCCCATCAAGAACCACGATTTATCAGTCCTGTTCTTGTACCTCTGGTTATTCTGTTTCCTCAATGGTTATCAAAGTCATCGACTCTCACCCTTCTGGCAGTGCTCTCCTGGTTCATTTGGAACATATTTGGCTGTATTGTGTTTGGTGTGATGCATCAAGGGGGCATGTACACTTGCTTGGCGTACCTCGCACAGTATCTCAATAATGCAGGAAGTCTGCAAACCTCTGCTGTGGAATTCCACGTAACCTTTCATCACACATACATGCCACCACAGCATCTTTTAGCATGGCCATCATCCCACAAAAATGACATCAACTTCCATCATACTTTGGCATTATATGACTTGAAGGGAAGTTCAAGTGATGTTTTGATGGATCATTTACAAAAGCTGATTAAAAAGTTGGAAAGTTCTGACAGAAAATATGAG GTTTTGGTTATCTGTCCATCAACAATGAGATTTCAACACCCAAGCCTTAAACTGAAGAAGCAATTTTACCCACACCTGAGCATGGAAGATCCCCCTGACTTGAAGTTGCTTTTTCAGATAAACAAGACTTTATTGTGCACAAGTGGTGATGCAAAGGAGAGATATCATGGTTCTGCATTGGGACTAGAGTATTGTGTAAAGCAAAGGAGTAACGATGTAACAAATGGATGGAGAATTCCTGACATGGAGCATGTGAGGGAATGGATTAAGTCAGATCTTTCCCTGAATTTATACCAATATGGTAAATAA